The genome window TTGCAATCTTTCAGTTGATTCTACATCAGACAAAGATATTTCACCAGAGTTATTTACATTCCTTTCACATAAACTAAAAAGGTAAATAGGATTTAAAAAGGCTTTGCCAAAAATGTCTCTTTTGGCTTTGATTGAGCAATTTGTTGAGCATGTTTATATCTAAAAGCTAATCTCTACGAAGTTCCCATATTTTCCAAAGTGCATAATCAATAACTTGAACTTCAATATTTTGCTCACTTGCGTATGGTCTGATATTGGTCAAATAATTCAGATAATCACCAATTGAAAAGTTATGGGTTATAGAAGGTAAAACCGGATCTCTTTCGTTAATTTCATCCCAGGTACGAAAATCAATTATTCCATACAACTCTGGATAATATAGTGTTAGTATTGCTGATGCAATTCCGAGACCAACCCCAGGTAAAGACCTTAAAATATTAATTCTAACTCTTGTTAAAATATTGTAATCGTGGTGATTTAAGATTAGTGCGGTTTTCGTAACCTCGTTTATCATTTGCTTGTTTAAATATTGCAAATGATGATTGACTCTATGTATTTGGTCGCCAAGTTTCCATTGAATAATTTGGTTAAATAGACCCTCTGATAAACCTTGATTTGGAAAATGAATCCGATAGGTCTGAATACTGCTTTTGAGTAAATTCGTTTGTTGCCATTCTTGACTATTTTGCCAATTGTCGTTTAATAAAAATTCAGTTACTCTATCTTGCCACATAGTTTAAGTGCCAAACCATTGCCTAACTGGAAACAAATCAGCAGTGTTTCGTAACAATATGGAAGAATTGTTTTTTTCGAAAACTCCCGAATTTTCACGGTTCATCGGACTTAACTCATTAATGCGAATTTTTTTGAAAAAACTTCTATGGTTGTGTGGTTTCTCACCCATTTCCATAATCTCTGAAAGGTACCGTCTAAAAACTATTTATTTATTTGGCCAAATGCAAGTAAAATTTACCATTGGGCTGGGGTGCTCAAATCTGTAAGAAGATGGGATTTAGGGGGCTGGGTGGCGTTTATCTGTGGGAAAAGGAGTTTAAAAGCAGAGGGAGCATAATAATTGAGAGTGGATAATGCAGAATGGAAAACCCTGTGGCAAAGTATGGCCACTAAAGCCCGAACAAGGAAGGGTTTAACGCAAAGGGAGCAAAGTTGGCGTGAAGTAGCTAAGAGTTTTAATGCCGTTGTCCCCTGAAGAACACATGCGAGGGAAGTTTCCCGCAGATCTCGCAGATTAGCGCAGAAACCGCTACGATTTCCCTCCCGTACATTGTAAATTGTTCATTGTGCATTGGTTTGTTTCCCGCAGATCAGCGCAGAGACTGCTACTAATTCCCTCCTGTACATTGTAAATTGTTCATTGTGCATTGATTTGTTTCCCGCAGATTTCGCAGATTAGCGCAGAGACCGCTGCTAATTCCCTCCTGTACATTGTTAATTGTGCATTGGTTTGTTTCCCGCAGATTACGCAGATCAGCGCAGAAACCGCTGCTAATTCCCTCATGTAAATTGTTCATTGTACATTGATTTGTTTCCCGCAGATTAGCGTAGATCAGTCCCCAATTCCATTACTAATTGCTCATTACTAATTATCTCAGAGCCACTGCTTTTTTCTGAAGATATACAACATCACTAAACTGACGGCGGTCATTAGAAACAGAACAAGGGGATAACCCCAGCGCCATTGCAGTTCAGGCATAAAATGAAAATTCATGCCATAAACTCCCGCGATAAAGCTGAGCGGTATGAAAATAGTAGTGATAATGGTGAGCACTTTCATGATTTCGTTCATCCGGTTGCTCAGGCTTGAGTGGTAAAGGTCCTGAAGACTGGAGAGCATATCACGGTACATTTCTATGGTCTCAATTGCCTGGAAGATATGATCGTATATATCACGCACATAGATGCGGTTCTGATCGTCAAAGAAGTTTCCTTCATCACGTTCAAGCCGGCTGACAATTTCCCGCATCGGCCAGACAAGTTTCCGGAGTTCCATCAGTTCGGTTTTCAGGTTGTGGATTTCTCCAAGAACGGATTTTTGCGGGGAGGCGAGTATTTTTGCTTCAGCAAGTTCAAGTTTATCCCCTGTTTTTTCGATGATAATAAAATAATTATCAATCACGGAATCAAGCAGCTCATAAAGCAGGTAATCGGTTCTCATGCGGCGCAGGCGACCTTTTCCTTTGTCAAGACGTTCCCGCACCCGTTCAAACACATCCCCCTGCAATCCTTCCTGAAAAGTGATAAGAAAATTCCTGCCAAGAACAAAGCTGACCTGTTCGGCTATTACTCTCCCGGAGTCATTATCAAAGGAAAGCATTTTAACCGTGAGAAAAAGTTTATCTTCGTATATCTCTGTTTTTGGTCTCAGGTCAGTATTAAGAATATCTTCAAGAAGCAGGGTGTGCAGACCGAAGACCTCTCCGGTTTTTTCAATCAGTTCGGTGTCGTGCAGACCGTCAATATTCAGCCAGGTCATCTGATGCTTAGGAAGAACATTCATCAGATCGCTGGCGGACTCAATAATCCTTTGGCTGCATTCATGCTGATTATAGGTGAAAACGGTGACCAGGGCTTTATCCAGTTTTTTTTCACCCAGGAAGAGCAGAGTTTCCGGCGGCATTCCGGCTCTCTGTGAAAGGCGTGTTCTTTCCTTAAACCGCGATAATGGCGGGGTAAATCTTCGCATTGATAAATCCTTACTGTGGTTCCTGTTTGCTCTGCTGAGTTCTTCGTTTATGCGAAAATAGTAAAAAGGAGATTATGAATACTATTCCTTACCGGCCAAATGATATCAGACAGGGTCTCGCCCGCAGGCTGGATGCCTCCCGATCATCGCTCTGAAAAAAATCTGTTGATTACTAAATCCGGAGTTCCTCTGTTTGCGTATTACACCGTATGATTAACAAACTAATAAGGAAATTCAATTGACAACCGGCGGTGTAGTATTTATGGTTCTTGCGTGGGGATGTGTTATTGCTCTCACGGCGATTACGTTTTATAAAATTATGAGAGGGAATACTAAGCAGCCGGAATAAGACCCGGTTACATTTCGTTTCTGTCCAGATATGCCCGGGCAACCGGGATGTCAGCTTCCGCCAGATCGTAACTAAAAATTTCTTCCGGGGTGATCCAGCGTACCTCAGCATGATCCCGCAACAGAAGCTCACCCCCGGTCACAACACAGACGCAGGGGAAAAGGTGAATACCAGCATATTCATAGGAGTGATAGTTTTCTTTCATCCGGTAAAGCACCGCTATATCCAGATTAAGCTCTTCTTTTATTTCTCTGACGATACACTCTTCAACTGACTCCCCCTCTTCAAGTTTGCCGCCGGGGAACTCCCATTTTAGTCCGAGTTTCATTCCCTCTTTTCTCTGAGCGAGCAGAATACGCCCCTCCTTTTCAATCAGAGCGCAGGCCACCAGATGTTTAACTGAAGATGAATTCATAAGGGAGGTT of Ignavibacteriales bacterium contains these proteins:
- the corA gene encoding magnesium/cobalt transporter CorA, with the translated sequence MRRFTPPLSRFKERTRLSQRAGMPPETLLFLGEKKLDKALVTVFTYNQHECSQRIIESASDLMNVLPKHQMTWLNIDGLHDTELIEKTGEVFGLHTLLLEDILNTDLRPKTEIYEDKLFLTVKMLSFDNDSGRVIAEQVSFVLGRNFLITFQEGLQGDVFERVRERLDKGKGRLRRMRTDYLLYELLDSVIDNYFIIIEKTGDKLELAEAKILASPQKSVLGEIHNLKTELMELRKLVWPMREIVSRLERDEGNFFDDQNRIYVRDIYDHIFQAIETIEMYRDMLSSLQDLYHSSLSNRMNEIMKVLTIITTIFIPLSFIAGVYGMNFHFMPELQWRWGYPLVLFLMTAVSLVMLYIFRKKQWL
- a CDS encoding (deoxy)nucleoside triphosphate pyrophosphohydrolase, translated to MNSSSVKHLVACALIEKEGRILLAQRKEGMKLGLKWEFPGGKLEEGESVEECIVREIKEELNLDIAVLYRMKENYHSYEYAGIHLFPCVCVVTGGELLLRDHAEVRWITPEEIFSYDLAEADIPVARAYLDRNEM